From Aricia agestis chromosome 1, ilAriAges1.1, whole genome shotgun sequence:
AATTTTCAATACCAAAAAATTACTATGCCAGTATGTTATTTGATTGTTTCAtcctataatattgtaaaatgtatgttgtagaaagtataaaatatacaaactcaaaataaaatttgaaaattaaatgATAAAGACACTGCTTGGTATTCATAGTATTTGTTAATAGTAATGTTGTTTTGCTGGTCTATGActagcaaaacaacatttttaagttgtttaatattcaatataatttataaacagaaTCTTTATCCAAGTTCAAAGTAAGTAACATTTTGTTTATTGATCCTTTTGAGTAAGCAaatgtgttttaattttttgtagcaACTCTTTTTTCACAGTGTCTGGTACAATAGCTCGAGCTCTAGGTGTGACTCTCGTTACAAGCATATCAAAAGTTATGTTACTGCTGTCACTTTCTTTTACAACATCCCTGCATAGGAGCCTCACTTGGTCCTTCCATCCACACTCAGTTAGTCGTCGGCGTAAGAGCTCCTTAAATCTGTAaagtaggtatttgtttattgttaaaagtaaaattagtaGCACACTGTAGTATTCAacaaaactattaaaaactttatttacagaGAGAGACACAAACAAATTCCTAACGAattagatataaaattaaaaattaatcactGACTTAAATTACAAATGAATATGGAATGATCTTGGTAGAGTGTAGACTGAGATGTAGACCtacgttaattttataatttacctcTCTCGGTCTCCACTTAGTATTAAACGTTGATGCGCTATTGTATTATTTACCGTCATATTGACTAGatacaaaatgtttaatttgtaaTAGGAATTCACAAAAGTATCGATAAAACAAGTTTGTATGTTTTTGAGGCTTCTTCCTCAACTTTTTATTGTCACTGTCACTTGTCATTGTGGACTGTCAACAGCtgacatttcattttttttttattcaaatgctAGGGCATTGGGGTACtttgcggtgggttgatcgtgcccgtaactttgcctaagcggtgagttgagcaccatggggttttagtgggtagttcctcggagagtcccacataccccggccgatgtccccaatccgccggggatgcgtaacgcatttccccatgtaaaaaaaaaaaaagggcatTGGGGTACTatatactggagagagccttatataggtgtataagcgtcaaaagcgtgtaatgttatgtcctacttactaggacataacaaaggagtcggtctgcatatattatgtaataaaagtgttaataaaggtttttagtgaacatttaatgctacatattgttgagttttgtggtttcgctaaataataaaccataagaatggccaaagaatgcctcaaacacgtggatttaacattaaatacgtaagttttgaacaatgttttttgggcttttcaatcggtatttttgtaagaaaaaaagataatttataattttattaatctcttattcgtgctatataaggcattagtgctaaaaatgtcacatcaattaataatttggctataaaaattgaatagctttttacgtgtgtttacggattctcatcacttgaactatagttaatcgatatcatgaactaattgactttctttcctgtatcataatatgcttcgaaataatcgacaaatagaaatattcaagaaaataaactcacactacttgtatgaaaataagcacaaaatggccacgcgatgacgggctaagactacatctattataatactttatctatgtgtTAGGGTAACAATCTAAGCACGAATAAATACAATCCACTGTTGTATAaaataatggaggtcagtgatacaatctaatagcgttttcggcatttCGGTAGTTGagatcagcctatattcgtccactgctggacatatgcctctctcaatgaacgccaagatggccTCCTCTCACCTAGTTGgtggtcgacctacaccccatTTACCCAgtcttggtctccattccagagtaaatttactccagcgatcgtctgttcttcgagctacgtggccagcccagttccacttcagcgtacgtTAATTACCTATCTGCattatgtcggtgactttagttctttgacgaattgtttaaTTTCAAAACTTATCCGCTAAAGAAACTCTGAGCAGAGCACGCTGCACGCTGAGcaacggaaaacttacgagctagcccagctgtaaaaggccaggttccgccccgtaggtcataacgggaagcacgcattaatcgaagactttcgtcttcaagctctgtGGAATTTGCGACGTGAGATTGTATCTTAActtcctgaatgctgcccaacccaactgtatcctccCATCGGTTTCCctctcgaagttatgtctacctacctgTAGGCTGTCCGCTGTagtatgtgccccaaatagacatatCGACTACACTTAGAGAAAGGCACCGTTAACTACAACCGGTCTCAGGAGAACATGTTCGTCGAATatgactttcgtcttgtccaagttcatcccgaGATCGATCCGCCGAAAAGATTAatttaggtcgttcaacatttGCGAGTCCTTCAACGATTCTgccaatatgacgatatcgtcagcgaaacgaAGGTGTGAGAGGTAGGTACTTGGCGTTAACGTTTAATATGTCACGTCCTTTCCAGTTTAGGGCCTTGAAGGCGTCCTCTAACGCATTTGTGAACAGTTTCGGGGAAATATAATTCCCCTGTCTCACTCCTCGATGCAAATAGATTGGCCTCGTTGTGGCCCCCGTACTCGGAAGGACATAGACGCGGCATTCTATAGACCTCTCAAAACTTCGACGTAACGCTAATCGACTTGACACCGTTGCAGGGTATCCAGAACAGCCCAGGTCTCaagagatttttttatgaaataagggggcaaacgagcaaacgggtcacctgatggaaattagcaactaccgtcgcccatggacacttgcaacatcagaagagctgcaggtgcgttgccggccttttaagagggaattaatacgctctcttcttgaaggtttgcaggtcgtataggtccggaaatactgctgggttcaaacagttcgttccagagttttacagtgcgcggcagaaagttacgcgagaaacgcacggtggaagactgccactcatcaaggtgatgaaggatggtatatttttcgcgtgggacgatggcgaaaagttgcaggtggtatgatttcgaacaattcctcagagcactccccgtgatacaatatacaaccgatagaggatgcagagtgaagctacacgTCGGCGTAaatccaaggggtccaagctgtttgaaacacaatggcagtcaacaattcgagcggcccttcgttggatacgatccagagggagcagttggtattttggcgcccctgcccagagttgagaacaatattccatatgaggccgaacctgcgctttgtagagttgtaggcgttggtacggactgaagttctgtctcgctctgttcagaacaccataatattttttgaataaataaataaatattaacaattGCCTTAAGGTGTAATATGGTCTATGGTGCTAAAGCCTAGCTGCGAAAACCAGCCTGCTCCTGTGGCTGGTATTCGTCAAGTTTATTGGATAGGCGATTCGTCATGAtcctataaaatgtaaataaaataaaataaaaaataaaacaaaaaatatattatatattatgtttatgtggCTCAAAAGTGAGATGGGCCTATAAACTTCCCCAGGTCGTCCCCATCTAGCAGAGTACCCACTGGGCACTCTGCTAGATGGGGAATGttgtcagcttgctgggcactgCCCAGCAAGTTGACAACATTGCCATTTGCCACTGATTGCCTCGTTGGATGGGTATTGCTAACCGTTGTGCCAGGTGTGCCCCGGCTCTGGGGACTCGGGTGGCTTCAataagcttcttagatattTTTCTAAACAGCTTATTATGCCCCCCGACCCCATGAGCCTaggggtttttttaaaaaacTCTCGAGGCTCGAGGTGGGTGTGGGACAATCAATCCCACAATGAACGACGAAGATCACGGtcctttaatataaattatattatagctggtaacagtacatattataacatgTCGAGTAATCAGTTTAGCATTAGTTGTAGAAAGCCTATTGATCGAATAAAACATAAACTACGCGTGACCGTAGGTCTTCCCGcgatataatttaattagaaaAGTTCTTGTCGTCAGTTCTTCGGAAATTTTAACCACAGTTCTAGTATCCCGCTATAACTATTTAATTTTGTGAGAAaaaatgagaataattttattcaagacTGTTTTTACTTTGTTCATTGTAGCTATTTCGGTAAGTGGTAAAATTATGCATGTTATCGTTTACTATGTTTAAAATCTTGAGTATAACTACTCTGTACAGCTTTAACCTTAAATATTGAGAGGAAGCCCAAAGTCCATCTGATTTTACGATTTTCGTTACTAGTCTACTTAGCTTCAAAttacaaattgtttttatttattatctttgcTGTTATTTATTATTGCTTGTCAGGGTCGGCAGTTCAGAGTGACGGACCAAGTGTATTTGGACATCGAGGTGGACGATGAGCCTCTGGGTCGCATCGTGATCGGTCTATTCGGCGATTTGGCGCCCAAAGCGGTCAAAAACTTTAAAGTATTAGCAACGAAAGGGATCAAAGGGAAATCGTACAAGAGGACCATTTTCACGCGTGTCATCAAAAGATTTATGGTTCAAGGTCAGTCTTGAAGCAAATTTTGACGAATAAACAGAACTTACACACTTGACATAATCTAATCTGCGTTTTCAGGTGGAGACATAGTCTCTAATGATGGGTATGGCTCACTAAGTATATACGGTGAGAAGTTTGATGACGAGAATTTGGACACGGAGCACACCGGCGCCGGCTTCGTGTCTATGGCTAATAAAGGTGGGTTGATACCACCAATGTCTTCTTACCAGATGCAGGATGGTTTACCTAGAAAAGACCGTAGGATTCGTAGGGACTAGGGAGTAGGCGGagacaggggggggggggggggggcgggggcaaattacccaggttctggtgccaggggggggcaaatcacccaggttctgagccaggggggggcaaatcagatttttcataagctaggtgtttataaagaataaaaaaattataatttttagttgtaaaaatattgtattgcaaacaaatggcaaaaattcgttcttaatttttatagataaaagtactagataatatacttatacgtcaacatgatccagggggggcagctgcccctcccctgccccccccccccctcggtacgcccatgtgcaTTCGTATTATTTCTGCTATCAATAGCTGCTGCAATGTTTCAGGTAAAAATACGAATGGATGCCAGTTTATTATCACAGTAAAAGGGACTCCTTGGTTGGATGGCTTACATACAGTCATTGGAAAGGTAAGAGAATTTCGATTGGTTCTTAAATTAAATGAGGTTTTATTGTTTCGAAATCATTAACAAATAACAAGGCCACCTTTGGCCTTTTAACATCTATCAACAGTTGTTGCTCGATAGCGCCATCTGCACTCTGCAGTCACTGcggttacattattttaattgtaaaattttaaaacttttcaaaCAGGAACTTAGTCGGTATTGTCCAGCGTATATTTCGGGCAAGTCCCGTTTGCTTATTTGCTAGACCACCAAGCACTACATTCTCATGCCGTATGTGATCCTCGTCTGTACTCTGTGCTACATTTGAGCATTTCATTGAGATCTCCTTACGTTTTAGGTAGTTGAAGGTCAAAAAGtggttcacctgatggagaaCACGCCGACGGACATGGACGACCGGCCCACCAAGCGGATCGTCATCGCCGACTGCGGGCTCGTACCCACCGACCCCTACTACATCTCTGATAACCCCTACGAGTGAGTTTATGGGCCGCGCtataccggaatggcagcggcgaggcgagcactttcagtgtcatcatcatagtatcgcttgagaagtctatgGCCGcataaaatcatatgacactgaaagtgctcgcctcgccgctgccattccggtttgGCGCTGCCCTAATGGCTAAATCTACTTTGAAATTATCTCTTAACTGTGAATCAAGGTTTAAGCTAATTCGGAAGGTAATAATAGTTGTATCTTGCTATTGTGTCACTGAAAAGGAGactgggtcaattcagaccgcaacgggaCGCGtagattatatgcatttataaagtactgaattgatagatttcaattgcgcaAGATACAGCTGCTGTACTctgcgaaacatggcggtagcgatcattgactccctgtcaaaaacttgacattttctataagtacttatataaaccacgattgacaatgaagtgtcagatgttgtcaatcgtggctttgtatagaaaatgacaagtttatGACAGGACAGGGGGTGGCGGTCAATGACCGCCACCCCCATGTTTCGTAGACTACAGTATAGTATAaagtcttgcaaatctgtcaaatccatacaaatttagaaatgcacctacgcgtcgcgtcgcggtctgaattgcCCCTTagcatattatacttattagaaTATATAACAgtaaaaacataacaactaTTTTCTGTAGTTTAATGGTTTGTTAAGTGCTTACCAGTAAAGTAGTGTTAACagcaaattatgtttttttacagtGTTTGGGGCTGGATTAAGGCGTCTGCTG
This genomic window contains:
- the LOC121738896 gene encoding peptidyl-prolyl cis-trans isomerase, rhodopsin-specific isozyme-like; the encoded protein is MRIILFKTVFTLFIVAISGRQFRVTDQVYLDIEVDDEPLGRIVIGLFGDLAPKAVKNFKVLATKGIKGKSYKRTIFTRVIKRFMVQGGDIVSNDGYGSLSIYGEKFDDENLDTEHTGAGFVSMANKGKNTNGCQFIITVKGTPWLDGLHTVIGKVVEGQKVVHLMENTPTDMDDRPTKRIVIADCGLVPTDPYYISDNPYDVWGWIKASAAPLSMSFSILAFFHWMIRKMEIK
- the LOC121732035 gene encoding enhancer of yellow 2 transcription factor-like yields the protein MTVNNTIAHQRLILSGDRERFKELLRRRLTECGWKDQVRLLCRDVVKESDSSNITFDMLVTRVTPRARAIVPDTVKKELLQKIKTHLLTQKDQ